A region of Methanomicrobium sp. W14 DNA encodes the following proteins:
- the radB gene encoding DNA repair and recombination protein RadB: MTDSSKIETGCRAFDELIGGGLERKVITQIYGEPAAGKSTITMMSITNVLKDGKYVIAIDSEGFSIERFRQVCGDDAVKLAEKLFIFEPLDFTEQGLMISECDPLLRENDVGLIVLDSATALYRTELGSNGEGQKKLGRQVIRLLGYAKRYSIPVIITNQVYMDIKNEKLSGLGGTSLRHISKIIIRLEKDLGYRKAVLEKHRSMEEGGCIRFKIVNDGIIQI, encoded by the coding sequence ATGACGGATTCTTCCAAAATAGAGACAGGATGCAGGGCTTTTGATGAACTTATAGGTGGAGGTCTTGAAAGAAAGGTCATAACACAAATCTATGGCGAACCGGCGGCGGGGAAAAGCACAATTACGATGATGAGCATTACAAATGTCCTCAAAGACGGAAAATACGTCATCGCAATAGACAGCGAAGGATTTTCGATTGAAAGGTTCAGGCAGGTCTGCGGAGATGACGCAGTGAAACTGGCAGAGAAACTTTTCATATTCGAGCCTCTCGACTTCACAGAGCAGGGTCTTATGATATCCGAATGCGACCCACTTTTAAGGGAAAACGATGTAGGGCTTATAGTCCTTGACTCTGCCACAGCTCTTTACAGGACAGAACTAGGAAGCAACGGAGAAGGTCAGAAAAAGCTCGGCAGGCAGGTGATAAGACTCCTCGGGTATGCAAAAAGGTATAGTATCCCTGTAATAATAACGAATCAGGTATATATGGACATAAAAAACGAAAAATTATCAGGCCTCGGCGGAACATCCCTGCGGCATATATCAAAGATTATCATAAGACTTGAGAAGGATTTAGGGTACAGAAAGGCAGTACTTGAAAAACACAGGTCCATGGAAGAGGGGGGGTGCATCAGGTTTAAAATAGTGAATGACGGGATTATACAGATATAA
- the dapF gene encoding diaminopimelate epimerase translates to MDINFVKLQGNGNDFVLIDETDGAGTVIPDEMKSDFSSLYCDRRFGIGADGILFISRSNRANAGMRLFQPDGSEAEMCGNGIRCLAKYALDMDYVEHRCRVETKAGVLDVEMSYSKDGDFTAEIDMGKINFDRPDIPASGSGDFVEEIDGFTVYAVNTGVPHAVIFTGSLDDLDICSIAPKIRHHKLFLQGTNVNFVHVENPGEIDIRTYERGVEGETCSCGTGSTASAAIACKTGKTGNKVLVHTKGGPLTITISDDNTAKMKGPAETVFSGIISV, encoded by the coding sequence ATGGACATTAATTTTGTAAAACTTCAGGGCAACGGCAACGATTTTGTCCTTATTGATGAGACCGACGGTGCCGGGACTGTCATACCTGACGAAATGAAGAGCGATTTTTCATCACTTTATTGCGACAGGCGTTTTGGTATCGGTGCAGATGGCATTCTGTTTATATCACGTTCGAACAGGGCGAACGCCGGAATGAGGCTTTTTCAGCCTGACGGAAGCGAAGCTGAAATGTGCGGCAACGGAATACGCTGTCTTGCCAAATATGCACTTGATATGGACTATGTTGAACACAGGTGCAGGGTTGAGACCAAAGCTGGTGTTCTTGATGTTGAGATGTCATACAGCAAGGACGGAGATTTTACAGCAGAAATTGATATGGGCAAAATAAATTTTGATCGTCCTGACATTCCTGCCTCAGGTTCTGGTGACTTTGTGGAGGAGATTGACGGATTTACGGTCTACGCAGTAAATACGGGTGTGCCGCATGCGGTAATATTCACCGGTTCACTTGATGATCTGGACATCTGCAGCATTGCCCCGAAAATAAGGCATCATAAATTGTTTTTGCAGGGCACAAACGTCAATTTCGTACATGTTGAAAATCCGGGCGAGATAGACATAAGAACTTATGAAAGAGGAGTCGAAGGCGAGACCTGCAGCTGCGGCACAGGTTCTACGGCATCTGCGGCAATAGCCTGCAAAACAGGAAAAACAGGAAATAAAGTTCTCGTTCATACGAAGGGAGGCCCTCTTACGATTACGATATCGGATGATAATACTGCGAAGATGAAGGGCCCTGCGGAAACAGTCTTTTCTGGCATTATATCTGTATAA
- a CDS encoding RuBisCO large subunit C-terminal-like domain-containing protein: MSDVTALYYFEPRSDTTPKFAAQAIADEETTGTWTDLTTRTDYTKRLDGRVESVEPEGSGYLTKIAYPAEIFEPGNIPQYLSVVAGNLFGLGRLNSVRLLDIFLPEELVRFKGPKFGIEGVRKLIGTDKSRRPHVGTIIKPKVGLNPKDTAEVAYLAATGGVDFIKDDETLTDQAFCPLNDRVEAVMAGLDKAMAETGRTILYAANVSTRADKIVERAEKVIECGANAIMVDVITCGFSAVQALAEEPSIKVPVHVHRTMHAAMTRNKKHGIAMRPIARLVRMAGGDQLHTGTVSGKMGHDPAELLEDNNILKEKWYSMKPVFPVASGGLHPGKVNAELSRLGNDIILQAGGGIHGHPEGTKAGAMAMRQAVDAFMEGVTAEEYAKNHRELRLALEKWGK, from the coding sequence ATGTCTGATGTTACAGCACTGTATTATTTTGAGCCGAGAAGTGATACAACTCCAAAGTTTGCTGCACAGGCGATAGCGGATGAGGAAACAACGGGGACATGGACAGACCTTACCACGAGGACAGACTATACCAAAAGGCTTGACGGCAGGGTTGAAAGCGTTGAGCCCGAGGGGTCAGGCTACCTGACAAAGATTGCCTACCCGGCCGAAATTTTTGAGCCCGGGAATATACCCCAGTACCTCTCTGTTGTTGCCGGGAACCTGTTCGGGCTTGGCAGGCTTAATTCAGTAAGGCTTCTTGATATTTTTCTTCCTGAAGAACTTGTCCGTTTTAAGGGGCCGAAGTTCGGAATCGAGGGGGTAAGAAAATTAATAGGGACGGATAAAAGCCGGCGTCCGCACGTCGGAACCATTATAAAGCCAAAGGTCGGGCTGAACCCGAAAGATACTGCTGAAGTTGCGTACCTTGCCGCAACAGGCGGAGTCGATTTCATAAAAGACGACGAAACCCTTACAGATCAGGCTTTTTGTCCGCTTAACGACAGAGTCGAGGCTGTAATGGCGGGCCTTGACAAAGCGATGGCAGAGACGGGCAGGACCATACTTTACGCGGCAAACGTATCGACACGGGCCGACAAAATTGTGGAGCGTGCAGAAAAAGTCATTGAATGCGGTGCAAATGCGATAATGGTCGATGTCATAACCTGCGGCTTTTCGGCTGTTCAGGCGCTTGCGGAGGAACCATCAATTAAGGTTCCCGTTCATGTCCACAGGACCATGCATGCAGCTATGACGAGGAACAAGAAGCATGGAATAGCAATGAGGCCTATTGCAAGACTTGTCAGAATGGCAGGCGGAGATCAGCTTCATACGGGGACCGTAAGTGGGAAAATGGGCCATGACCCTGCTGAACTCCTGGAAGACAACAATATACTTAAGGAAAAATGGTATTCAATGAAGCCTGTTTTTCCTGTTGCAAGCGGAGGACTGCACCCCGGAAAGGTAAATGCAGAACTTTCCAGACTTGGTAACGACATAATACTTCAGGCAGGCGGCGGAATTCACGGTCACCCCGAAGGGACTAAGGCAGGTGCTATGGCAATGAGGCAGGCTGTTGACGCTTTTATGGAGGGTGTTACGGCAGAGGAATACGCCAAAAATCACCGGGAATTAAGGCTCGCACTTGAAAAATGGGGAAAATAA
- a CDS encoding HAD-IC family P-type ATPase, which yields MKAAIVFDSAGTLLRTYRIARNVSEKNIVKGVETTTLTCSEKGRALILLYAHSKSIIDAPENELLSSFLKSNKIHFGVACSCGVVTMTEISEILDSDSTATTGDLQACIRKVWNSCKKLPVVAMSSGVIVNKNLKNIEYTITSGGRPFSGAKKTIQTLQEMNIATYVASGDRTDKLLKMADYLGIPHGNVHGISTPSVKAQVVKDLKKEYDTVFMVGDGVNDIAAMKEADVSVLTEQQNSRKPKVLVESADHIIKEVSEVIGIAEKYIK from the coding sequence ATGAAAGCAGCCATCGTTTTTGACAGTGCAGGGACACTCCTTCGTACGTACAGGATAGCAAGAAACGTCTCCGAAAAAAACATCGTCAAGGGTGTCGAGACGACAACACTTACGTGCTCTGAAAAAGGCAGAGCCCTGATTCTTCTTTACGCGCATTCAAAAAGTATAATAGACGCCCCTGAAAACGAACTGCTGTCATCATTTCTAAAGTCAAATAAAATTCATTTCGGGGTGGCATGCTCATGCGGCGTTGTCACAATGACTGAAATATCGGAAATACTGGATTCGGACAGCACAGCAACAACCGGAGACCTTCAGGCATGCATAAGAAAAGTATGGAACAGCTGCAAAAAACTGCCTGTCGTTGCAATGAGCAGCGGCGTTATCGTCAATAAAAACCTGAAAAACATTGAGTATACAATCACATCCGGAGGAAGACCCTTTTCAGGCGCAAAAAAAACCATTCAGACCCTCCAGGAGATGAACATAGCAACCTATGTGGCATCAGGGGACAGAACTGACAAGCTCCTGAAAATGGCTGACTACCTTGGAATTCCTCACGGAAACGTGCACGGCATCTCAACACCGTCTGTAAAGGCCCAGGTAGTAAAGGACCTTAAAAAAGAGTACGATACGGTCTTTATGGTCGGAGACGGGGTAAACGACATTGCAGCGATGAAAGAGGCTGACGTTTCGGTTCTGACAGAACAGCAGAACAGCAGAAAACCGAAAGTGCTCGTCGAGTCAGCGGATCATATAATAAAAGAGGTATCCGAAGTCATAGGAATAGCAGAAAAATACATTAAATAA
- the atwA gene encoding methyl coenzyme M reductase system, component A2 gives MAPLITVEKICKEFDGTPVLKDISFVLEEGEILGIIGRSGAGKTVLMHLIRGVDEAPTSGKIIYHISACNKCSHIEPQSMAGHKCPKCGGELVSQDVDFWNEDNAQMKRRIMMRTAIMFQRTFALYGDDRVIENVMHALSDINYPSEKQVSRAADLLDEVRLSHRMMHIARDLSGGEKQRVVLARQLAKEPFMLCADEPTGTLDPRTANIVHEMLKDASSENDMAMLVSSHFSQIIEEICHRAILLENGEIKNIGEPHEIVESFMKDASDSETFETCDIGEDILQARDVVKRYITVDRGMIKAVDGVSFNVSEREIFGIIGTSGAGKTTLSRIVSGIIEPTSGEMNIRIGDKWIDMTKPGIEFRGRAKGYIGLLHQEYDLYPHRTVLDNLTDSIGLEFPKELAIRKAIITLKMAGFSEEKSRKILNRLPDQLSEGEKHRVALAQVLIREPRIILLDEPTGTMDPITKIDVKHSILHSREDMDETFIVVSHDMDFVRDICDRSALMRNGKIVKIGPTNEVLEYLTQEEKEIMSKPEP, from the coding sequence ATGGCCCCATTAATCACGGTTGAAAAAATATGTAAGGAGTTTGACGGTACCCCTGTATTAAAGGACATCAGTTTTGTCCTGGAAGAAGGAGAAATTCTGGGAATTATAGGAAGAAGCGGTGCAGGAAAAACAGTCCTTATGCACCTGATACGCGGAGTGGACGAAGCACCTACATCAGGGAAAATAATTTATCATATCTCCGCATGCAACAAATGCAGTCACATTGAACCGCAAAGTATGGCCGGGCACAAATGCCCGAAATGCGGCGGGGAACTCGTTTCACAGGACGTTGACTTCTGGAACGAAGACAACGCCCAGATGAAGCGAAGGATTATGATGCGTACTGCAATAATGTTCCAGAGAACATTTGCACTTTACGGCGATGACCGTGTTATTGAAAACGTAATGCATGCATTAAGCGACATAAACTATCCTTCAGAAAAACAGGTTTCAAGAGCTGCCGACCTTCTTGACGAAGTAAGACTTTCTCACAGAATGATGCATATAGCACGTGATCTTTCAGGTGGTGAAAAACAGAGGGTCGTTCTTGCAAGACAGCTTGCAAAAGAGCCTTTTATGCTGTGCGCCGACGAGCCGACAGGGACTCTTGACCCACGTACTGCAAATATTGTGCATGAAATGCTAAAAGATGCGTCTTCAGAAAACGATATGGCAATGCTTGTCTCATCTCACTTTTCGCAGATAATAGAGGAAATCTGCCACCGTGCGATTCTTCTTGAAAACGGGGAGATCAAAAATATAGGAGAGCCACATGAGATAGTAGAGTCCTTTATGAAGGACGCCTCTGACAGTGAGACATTTGAGACATGTGATATCGGTGAAGATATTCTTCAGGCAAGGGACGTAGTCAAACGCTACATAACCGTTGACAGGGGTATGATCAAGGCCGTGGACGGGGTCTCTTTTAATGTCTCGGAAAGAGAAATATTTGGAATAATAGGTACAAGCGGTGCAGGAAAGACTACACTTTCACGAATAGTTTCCGGAATTATCGAGCCTACATCAGGTGAAATGAATATTCGCATCGGCGATAAATGGATAGATATGACAAAGCCGGGAATTGAGTTCCGCGGGCGTGCAAAGGGCTACATCGGCCTTCTTCACCAGGAGTATGACCTTTACCCGCACAGGACTGTCCTTGACAATCTCACGGACTCAATCGGCCTTGAATTTCCTAAAGAGCTTGCAATAAGAAAAGCAATCATAACTCTTAAAATGGCTGGATTTTCAGAGGAGAAGAGCAGAAAAATACTTAACAGACTTCCTGACCAGTTAAGCGAGGGAGAAAAGCACAGGGTTGCCCTTGCCCAGGTCCTAATAAGAGAGCCAAGGATTATTCTTCTTGACGAGCCGACAGGAACGATGGACCCGATTACAAAAATTGATGTCAAACACTCGATTCTTCATTCAAGGGAAGACATGGATGAGACATTTATAGTAGTCTCACACGACATGGACTTTGTAAGAGACATCTGCGACAGGTCGGCACTTATGCGCAACGGGAAAATAGTCAAAATAGGCCCGACTAATGAAGTCCTGGAATACCTGACACAGGAAGAAAAAGAAATTATGTCAAAACCTGAGCCATGA
- a CDS encoding methanogenesis marker 3 protein: MIKVHVDGQTKEIQEGATLKEIIPDIPEKYSVAIIKSSKSSEYKTKNIRFFTSSGEVVIELNTRGIKLFSDDYFRKLFDKKGKSSASDVLSVKWSDRQATTFGPFKSAIVPDRKQHRYNKGDVILGCGGYDPENSYLIFSRMPHVADHGADKSGGVIGSVVSGKNSVHTWKPGDIVKNAERIVSTENTSDSFATTDRSLQLEDGMEIITHVTISAYGYDKDKISIDASNSVEHMLITLKGGEFQADLNSSGFVRDEKMKKSTVPQEIKKSRLEGTVTVRTSGRLEGSLYIYTKDIPGSPNHTVVGEIKHGIELVKLIRKGDAISVKTIPGQIDLRGLSLKESLKILNKNGIKPSIDDNSGERVVIDQKPPNTMEVLEEKKVSLKTVPLSNVIGIRLNDTDAPRTCGIFREVTGLRWYNIGKMPLLFKYDDVTLFQPKVPRKITINIENTPRDTVPANMLAMTNDSRRGVGLVGVRTSSNNEFGPTSEPFSATNIIGEVIETDKLSSLKEGETVYIREI, encoded by the coding sequence TTGATCAAAGTCCATGTGGACGGGCAGACAAAAGAGATACAGGAAGGGGCAACTCTAAAAGAGATTATCCCGGATATTCCTGAAAAATATTCCGTTGCCATAATCAAATCCTCTAAATCAAGTGAATACAAAACAAAGAATATCCGCTTTTTTACATCATCCGGTGAAGTGGTTATTGAACTGAACACCCGGGGCATAAAACTGTTTTCAGACGATTACTTCAGGAAACTGTTCGACAAAAAAGGCAAATCCTCTGCGTCTGATGTTCTATCCGTAAAATGGTCGGACAGGCAGGCCACAACATTCGGACCTTTTAAATCCGCCATAGTCCCCGACAGAAAACAGCACAGGTATAACAAGGGCGACGTAATACTCGGTTGCGGAGGGTACGACCCTGAAAATTCCTATCTGATATTCTCCAGAATGCCACACGTAGCCGATCATGGCGCAGACAAATCCGGAGGAGTCATAGGAAGCGTTGTTTCCGGCAAAAACTCAGTACATACATGGAAACCTGGGGACATTGTAAAAAACGCGGAAAGAATCGTCAGTACAGAAAATACAAGCGATTCGTTTGCAACAACTGACAGAAGCCTTCAGCTAGAAGACGGGATGGAAATTATTACGCATGTAACTATTTCCGCATACGGCTACGACAAAGACAAAATCTCCATAGACGCCTCAAACAGCGTTGAACATATGCTGATAACACTAAAGGGCGGTGAGTTTCAGGCAGACCTTAACTCATCTGGATTTGTCCGTGACGAAAAGATGAAAAAATCAACTGTTCCCCAGGAGATTAAAAAATCCCGTCTTGAAGGGACAGTAACCGTAAGGACTTCCGGAAGACTTGAAGGAAGCCTTTACATATACACAAAAGACATCCCCGGAAGCCCCAACCATACTGTGGTCGGTGAAATAAAACACGGGATCGAACTGGTAAAGCTCATCAGAAAAGGAGATGCGATATCAGTCAAAACAATTCCTGGGCAGATAGATTTAAGGGGCCTTTCCCTTAAAGAGTCTCTTAAAATATTAAATAAAAACGGTATAAAACCTTCCATTGACGACAACTCAGGAGAACGCGTCGTTATCGACCAGAAGCCCCCAAACACTATGGAGGTTCTTGAAGAAAAAAAGGTTTCACTTAAAACCGTCCCGCTTTCTAATGTCATAGGGATAAGGCTCAACGACACCGACGCACCAAGGACATGTGGCATATTCAGGGAAGTCACAGGACTTCGGTGGTACAATATCGGCAAAATGCCTCTTCTCTTCAAATACGACGATGTGACGCTTTTTCAGCCTAAGGTCCCGAGAAAAATAACTATTAATATTGAAAATACACCCAGAGACACGGTGCCTGCAAATATGCTTGCAATGACGAATGATTCCAGAAGAGGAGTCGGACTTGTCGGTGTAAGGACATCTTCAAACAACGAGTTCGGACCGACATCAGAACCTTTTTCAGCGACAAACATTATCGGCGAGGTTATAGAAACCGACAAACTTTCCTCTCTGAAGGAAGGGGAAACTGTTTACATCAGGGAGATCTGA
- a CDS encoding methanogenesis marker 6 protein, whose protein sequence is MPAKEYHPDFVGTVTKYVFIESPDITPQHLAIKAYEISSGVMIKETCFGLQVTGKPQEVDEIIKELRKTDPAHIFVKDRGFPPGDTRRCRANLGGARPGYYGHEFEMGLIRFVSKGLLNDENGEKASDAELKDIEEKKSEKLPVEELLKIVNSEEN, encoded by the coding sequence ATGCCGGCAAAAGAGTACCACCCTGACTTTGTAGGAACGGTAACAAAATATGTGTTTATCGAATCACCTGACATTACACCGCAGCATCTTGCAATAAAAGCTTATGAAATATCAAGCGGAGTTATGATTAAGGAGACCTGTTTCGGGCTTCAGGTTACAGGAAAACCACAGGAAGTCGACGAAATCATAAAAGAGCTGAGAAAAACGGACCCTGCCCATATATTCGTAAAAGACAGGGGATTTCCTCCCGGAGATACGAGAAGATGCCGTGCCAATCTCGGCGGTGCACGTCCCGGGTATTACGGACATGAGTTCGAGATGGGGCTTATAAGGTTCGTCTCAAAAGGCCTTTTAAATGATGAAAATGGTGAAAAAGCATCTGATGCAGAATTAAAAGATATCGAAGAGAAAAAATCCGAAAAACTTCCGGTTGAAGAGCTCTTAAAAATAGTGAATTCAGAGGAGAACTAA
- a CDS encoding methanogenesis marker 5 protein, giving the protein MSKVFIYPSTSLILSDMVERFGHEPLGVAIAIRERIQTPGLDSPPLQMTPEDPKKGLKYAAVEVPSGVRGRMALFGPLIEEAEAAIIINDADLAFGCMGCARTNELVKFSVRQRKDIPVLDIRYPSNEDEGLAFVQKIKEFLSGLPEKNDPGKKKGGKK; this is encoded by the coding sequence ATGTCTAAAGTTTTCATATATCCGTCAACAAGCCTGATATTATCCGATATGGTTGAAAGATTCGGGCATGAGCCGCTCGGTGTGGCTATTGCAATCCGCGAGAGGATACAGACACCCGGACTGGACTCACCCCCACTTCAGATGACGCCCGAAGACCCTAAAAAGGGACTTAAATATGCAGCTGTTGAAGTTCCTTCAGGGGTAAGAGGAAGAATGGCCCTTTTCGGCCCCCTCATCGAAGAAGCTGAGGCCGCCATTATCATAAATGACGCTGACCTTGCTTTCGGATGCATGGGCTGTGCAAGGACAAATGAACTGGTAAAATTTTCTGTCAGGCAGAGAAAGGACATTCCAGTTCTTGATATCAGGTACCCGTCAAACGAAGATGAAGGGCTTGCATTTGTCCAGAAAATAAAGGAGTTTCTGTCAGGGCTTCCAGAGAAAAATGATCCGGGCAAAAAGAAAGGGGGCAAAAAATGA
- a CDS encoding methanogenesis marker 15 protein encodes MTEHQPVRVAQLSCGPEHSGVQKEIYDAAAMVNAEMFFPDVALADIKKAYEEFGLEAKSADLKLAIARAKALVDGAVDADAVFIATCFRCSEAAIVRNELRRYIHSNSTLPVVSYSFTERTTSGTLLTRMEALTTIARRRALLAREKQVGITLGIDSGSSTTKAVVMKDNEIIGTGWTPTTGVVESAESVVKSALEEAGLNISDIEAIGTTGYGRYLIGDKFKADLIQEELTVNSKGAVYLADKQHGEATVIDIGGMDNKAISVQDGIPGTFTMGGICAGASGRFLEMTAKRLGINITELGPLAMKGLSKNVPMNSYCIVFGTQSLVNALAEGHSKEDVAAAACRSVAEQVFEQQLQEVDIKEPVIMVGGTSLIEGLVNEMGRLLQTEIVVPPYSQYIGSVGSALLSSGFIGEK; translated from the coding sequence ATGACAGAACACCAGCCTGTAAGAGTGGCGCAGCTTTCATGCGGACCTGAACACAGTGGTGTGCAGAAAGAGATTTACGACGCAGCCGCAATGGTCAATGCCGAGATGTTCTTCCCTGACGTCGCCCTTGCAGACATAAAAAAAGCTTATGAGGAATTTGGACTGGAAGCTAAATCAGCTGACCTCAAACTGGCAATAGCAAGGGCGAAAGCGCTTGTGGATGGTGCTGTTGATGCCGATGCTGTATTTATTGCGACATGTTTCAGGTGCTCTGAGGCTGCGATTGTCAGAAACGAACTGAGAAGGTACATTCACAGCAACTCGACACTTCCCGTGGTAAGCTATTCCTTTACGGAAAGGACGACATCAGGAACCCTACTTACCAGAATGGAGGCGTTGACAACAATCGCAAGAAGAAGAGCGCTTCTGGCAAGGGAAAAGCAGGTCGGAATAACTCTCGGGATTGATTCCGGATCATCAACCACAAAAGCCGTCGTAATGAAAGACAACGAGATTATAGGGACAGGATGGACTCCCACAACAGGTGTTGTTGAAAGCGCCGAGTCTGTCGTAAAATCCGCACTTGAAGAAGCCGGACTGAATATCTCTGATATTGAGGCAATAGGAACGACAGGATACGGCAGATATCTTATAGGCGACAAATTCAAAGCAGACCTAATCCAGGAAGAGCTTACCGTCAACTCCAAAGGTGCCGTATATCTTGCAGACAAACAGCACGGGGAAGCGACTGTTATAGATATAGGCGGCATGGACAACAAGGCCATATCAGTTCAGGACGGTATCCCCGGAACCTTTACGATGGGCGGCATCTGCGCCGGAGCCTCAGGCCGTTTTCTTGAGATGACTGCAAAGCGTCTGGGTATAAATATCACCGAACTAGGCCCGCTTGCAATGAAAGGCCTGTCTAAAAATGTCCCTATGAACAGCTACTGCATAGTATTCGGAACGCAGAGCCTTGTCAATGCCCTTGCCGAAGGACATTCAAAGGAGGATGTCGCAGCAGCCGCATGCAGGAGCGTCGCCGAACAGGTATTCGAGCAGCAGCTGCAGGAAGTCGACATAAAAGAGCCGGTCATAATGGTCGGTGGGACCTCTCTTATAGAGGGACTTGTAAACGAAATGGGAAGGCTTCTTCAGACCGAGATAGTGGTCCCACCGTATTCGCAGTATATCGGCTCAGTCGGATCAGCTCTCCTTTCATCAGGGTTTATCGGAGAAAAGTAA
- a CDS encoding methanogenesis marker 17 protein — protein sequence MAIDYFEVECTEESGRESYKRIASDVLQDLDLIKIVSKIHILIDLEFPFFLAVGKTRKLPPPVKIRDFSNVMESEGNIVLDIAEETYLSQMLTILWDKYGRDFVVQPDRFTVTINADLAGVEEIENITVFDPSNTMYKDLVYALQWIAPEGFRVRRESIEKDRFCYLASENTLVPGTLDKVIADREKLLEET from the coding sequence ATGGCAATTGATTATTTTGAGGTTGAATGCACCGAGGAATCAGGCAGGGAGTCATACAAAAGAATAGCATCAGATGTCCTCCAGGACCTTGACCTCATAAAAATAGTCAGTAAAATACACATCCTAATCGACCTTGAATTTCCGTTCTTTCTGGCTGTAGGAAAGACAAGAAAACTTCCCCCCCCTGTAAAGATAAGGGATTTTTCCAATGTCATGGAATCTGAAGGAAATATTGTCCTCGATATTGCAGAGGAAACGTATCTTTCCCAGATGCTCACAATATTGTGGGACAAATACGGGCGTGATTTTGTTGTTCAGCCTGACAGGTTTACAGTTACAATAAATGCAGACCTTGCAGGGGTGGAAGAGATAGAAAACATCACGGTTTTTGATCCGAGCAACACTATGTACAAAGACCTTGTATATGCGCTCCAGTGGATAGCACCCGAAGGGTTCAGGGTGAGAAGGGAAAGCATAGAAAAAGATAGGTTCTGCTACCTTGCAAGTGAAAATACACTTGTTCCCGGCACTCTGGACAAAGTTATTGCAGACCGGGAAAAACTTCTTGAGGAGACATGA
- a CDS encoding methanogenesis marker 7 protein: MTLVPVTYKGGVYKHDIIVDLIDDLGGYIIQKHMIAQDVILQSLVPKDDIDLLTKTGRPLGGEIFESPLVGTEIAVVSPSLDIHHLPHTSCDVAEYLRRSGAKTNMVGLSRGFGKRIANLNIEERDVINEHDCAVYLLGNFEECIKHKLPALRRGINVPIILTGGPDKKALEKITDPPVDGYVGGIGRVGHRMNKQEGEIEYLDELVGEISVVLGRLREEIAKDPLSVSPARLMGVIDEDMEITKGSTHPTPITVQTAGLRIKIPYDDYAEYMRSIVIEGGIKVGDVARILPSRMRNYIWLRIKPFSETNIMV; the protein is encoded by the coding sequence ATGACCCTTGTACCTGTAACCTACAAAGGAGGAGTCTACAAACATGACATAATAGTTGACCTTATCGACGACCTCGGCGGGTATATCATACAGAAGCATATGATTGCCCAGGATGTCATTTTGCAGTCCCTTGTACCTAAAGACGATATAGACCTCCTTACTAAAACAGGCAGACCACTTGGAGGTGAAATTTTTGAATCCCCGCTTGTAGGGACCGAAATCGCTGTCGTCTCCCCGAGCCTTGACATCCATCACCTCCCGCATACCTCCTGCGATGTCGCCGAATACCTGAGAAGGTCGGGCGCCAAAACCAATATGGTAGGCCTCTCAAGAGGTTTTGGAAAGCGCATCGCAAATCTCAACATTGAAGAAAGGGATGTCATAAACGAACATGACTGTGCAGTTTATCTTCTCGGAAATTTTGAGGAATGCATAAAGCACAAGCTTCCTGCACTGAGACGCGGCATAAACGTACCAATTATTCTTACAGGCGGCCCTGACAAAAAGGCCCTTGAAAAGATAACCGACCCTCCTGTTGACGGGTATGTGGGAGGTATAGGAAGAGTAGGCCACAGGATGAACAAACAGGAAGGTGAGATAGAATACCTTGACGAACTGGTCGGTGAAATCTCAGTTGTTCTCGGGAGATTACGCGAGGAAATTGCAAAAGACCCGCTATCGGTTTCTCCGGCAAGACTTATGGGCGTAATCGATGAAGATATGGAAATCACAAAGGGGTCGACGCACCCAACCCCGATAACCGTCCAGACAGCAGGTCTCAGGATAAAAATACCATATGATGATTACGCGGAATATATGCGCAGTATAGTAATAGAAGGCGGCATCAAAGTGGGTGATGTTGCACGCATTCTTCCTTCGAGAATGCGTAATTACATATGGCTTAGAATTAAACCATTCTCTGAGACAAATATAATGGTATGA